A region of the Bacillota bacterium genome:
AGCGCCGTCCCGACTACGTGGATCCCCTCCCAGACGCTGTCGACGCCGACCAGGAGCAGTTCGGGGTTCAGGATGAAAAAGAACGGGAGAATGGCCGTACGCATGTCGTAGATGAACCCCTGGATCCCCGTTTGAATGGGGTTGCTCCTTGCAATAGCGCTCGCTGCGTACGCCGCCAACCCGACAGGCGGCGTGTCGTCTGCGAGGATTCCGAAGAAGAAGACGAACATGTGCGCGGCGATGGGAGGCAGGTCCGGGACCAGCAGCAGCAGCGCCGGGGCCGTGAGGGTCGCCATCACCACGTAGTTTGCCGTCGTGGGCAGGCCCATTCCGAGAATCAGGGAGGTGGCCGCGATGATGAGGAGCATGAGAAGCAGCTGACCCTGGGCCAGGACGTCGACGATCTCCGCCAGGCGCAGCCCGAGCCCGGTCAAGGTCACGATCCCCACCACGATGCCGGCCGTTGCAGTCGCCACGCCGATGGTTACCATGTTGCGGGCGCCTAGCTCCAGCCCCCGAACGAGACGCCGCAATCCGTCCCACACGACCTCTTTCAAACGCCCCGCCTCTCGCCGCCTCCACTTCCGGTAAGCCCACCGCACGGGCCCCTGCAGCATCATGATGGCGACGAGAAGGAGGATGCTCTGAAACGCAGCGGTAATTGGCGTCAACCGCAGCAC
Encoded here:
- a CDS encoding TRAP transporter fused permease subunit; the encoded protein is SGTFTIPLMRRVGYPPEKAGAVEVAASTNGQLMPPIMGAAAFIMAEFLGTSYFNVITAAAVPALLSYIALFYITHLEALKLGIQGVSRAELPDPLTTFLSGVHYLIPLGVLIYSLVVLRLTPITAAFQSILLLVAIMMLQGPVRWAYRKWRRREAGRLKEVVWDGLRRLVRGLELGARNMVTIGVATATAGIVVGIVTLTGLGLRLAEIVDVLAQGQLLLMLLIIAATSLILGMGLPTTANYVVMATLTAPALLLLVPDLPPIAAHMFVFFFGILADDTPPVGLAAYAASAIARSNPIQTGIQGFIYDMRTAILPFFFILNPELLLVGVDSVWEGIHVVGTALVGMFAFAAGTQGYLLTRARVYERMMLLTAAFTLLKPGLVTDLAGGTLYLSAFLSQWLRMRREAAVSVTASGRGVK